From a single Nematostella vectensis chromosome 3, jaNemVect1.1, whole genome shotgun sequence genomic region:
- the LOC5512636 gene encoding uncharacterized protein LOC5512636 isoform X8: protein MEVAHYNHDVDSMIQDIFHHWDINNSGYIEKAELKQCCSDLRLSEEKLAITFNELDLDGDGKISLEDFANSFQKVCSLFDVTQDEVLNQEKSEYKKFEKLLDVIGVKGVLSGQEYVSELFHYMHNSNDSAQLLSLLESFLFSVVRDVKHYSSENAKLEEALKRACEKHAEHMEQLDDELDQQMSRLEMRIKKEEQSKFERSNLDMVWQLETKNKEIQALNAKVSKLENKIKKKEPEEQKLKEEIEEKVQELRYLRSQVTDAQTTVAVIRSELAQLKNDYEDQSSQLEAEKRNVMECVQEQESLTRQLQLLHEANKKLHDTNDDLRSALEMRRGSEGGKSPSPSKRNSISTLYSTVPRAHRRSKSHEPSSRRASNLTGEFSGDDRHPNSASASTPRSSVAAPPPEGSRRSSMLLPTQQSCEVDDPVNEDSLLSELMKVQRSHESPFDTQSTSSDAESVEHDYNHNAGILNAKETGRIHHLIPPARQSCEVESKGSPEDTIDPVVHRYEHAVHSGSHSSGSQSLPGDEVLDWDQVLKRVREIEEAGTCSLGGETDVSEESRVTVEEPALKRVKEAVESGDESIFEVDDDTNEETAQAAVSRPSKRIEDDHVDESGEYPNGEKQAKEPDVDRVPCIVLEEDSESDGGIDEVMSAKSSQRDEGIYPGSTEDQHVVSDSETVDDSNEFDIKSEEPYPANNLATSKETSFLNTTPEECIDKGKGSDEEARLEPVFSPRVNVGTGDSTPRVLLDPDIELFEKGEEPEYYTVFETEPVHERFERMKEIGLKRCPAFVRPGTRPLSERYRKTTKKDSELQTDETTKDTQRQNTDTTASDKTDDEPTVSSHDSSPRTQKETGLTGLSVKLGRYIKKNVSIKSKERLVNRTDKDTSKERNGMLKDTSRQRTETDADTRRSFPQGVSKKNIKDSTTNNEKEERSIKHVNKLTRSSSERSKTRTANAKDLKRSKSSVTFASAVSADKLQPRIREKGVSGKSPRHRKHVTTDSETTTSDTDSTPRDLKLNFPDGTEEEDEAYSTMPSSERESLRQQLDLLQKTNNDLRTALEVVVGKTRSPSSKGKRRSERGEKCRRNASIKSTHSDYGSISSRSMSPSRSHGAKSGEDIADGAEELSGYDPESDGNNTSTITQSESLPDSDLSRADISELEAQFKSVIKEDEEDIDEDDVDDEELAQLVAMATGLTDSEEETETEDDDTTVGVREAAVGADSISEASTNTALNMSNVDERVPERMFKIVLAGDAAVGKSSFILRLCRNRFHSALNSTLGVDFQMKTLVVDGKTYALQLWDTAGQERFRSIAKSYFRKADGVLLLYDVTCETSFLDVRDWVEAIEESCSKPVPIMLCGNKIDIRQSAAAENKTVITAESGSRLAKEHGALFIETSSKENKNIAEACIELARMLRDVEDIEVKQNNGMKLTDNDIKKKKTNCCST from the exons ATGGAGGTGGCTCATTACAATCATGATGTCGACTCGATGATTCAGGACATTTTTCATCATTGGGACATCAACAACAGTGGATATATCGAGAAAGCCGAACTGAAACAGTGCTGCAGTGATTTGAGACTGAGCGAGGAGAAATTGGCGATAACTTTCAATGAGTTGGATTTGGACGGTGATGGAAAAATCAGCTTAGAAGACTTTGCTAATAGCTTCCAAAAAGTTTGTTCCCTTTTTGACGTCACACAAGATGAAGTTCTTAACCAAGAGAAGTCTGAGTATAAAAAGTTTGAGAAACTTTTGGATGTGATCGGGGTGAAAGGGGTCCTCTCagg CCAAGAATATGTGTCCGAGCTATTCCATTACATGCACAACTCAAATGATTCAGCTCAGCTGCTATCCCTGTTGGAGAGTTTCCTGTTCAGTGTTGTAAGAGATGTTAAACACTACTCATCTGAAAATGCGAAACTGGAGGAAGCTCTCAAAAG GGCATGTGAGAAACATGCCGAACACATGGAACAGCTGGACGATGAGCTGGATCAACAAATGTCTCGTTTGGAAATGCGTATCAAGAAAGAG GAACAGAGCAAGTTCGAGCGCTCCAATCTCGACATGGTATGGCAACTGGAGACAAAGAATAAGGAAATCCAGGCATTAAACGCCAAAGTGTCAAAG ctggaaaacaaaataaagaaaaaggagccagaagaacaaaaattaaaagaagAAATCGAAGAAAAAGTCCAG GAACTTCGCTATTTACGGAGTCAAGTTACGGATGCACAGACAACTGTTGCAGTTATCCGTAGCGAGCTCGCACAGCTCAAGAACGATTACGAAGATCAGTCATCTCAACTCGAAGC GGAGAAGCGAAATGTTATGGAATGCGTGCAGGAACAGGAAAGTCTCACTCGGCAGTTGCAACTATTACA TGAAGCAAACAAGAAGCTCCATGACACTAACGACGATTTACGCTCAGCACTTGAG ATGCGCAGGGGCTCTGAAGGAGGCAAGAGCCCTTCTCCGAGCAAACGCAACTCCATCTCTACATTATACTCGACTGTTCCACGCGCTCACAGGCGGAGCAAATCGCACGAGCCGAG CAGCCGACGAGCGTCAAATCTAACCGGAGAGTTCTCGGGCGACGACAGACATCCGAACTCTGCCTCGGCCTCCACCCCCCGGTCATCCGTCGCCGCCCCACCCCCGGAGGGGTCGCGGAGGAGCTCTATGTTGCTGCCGACTCAGCAGAGTTGTGAAGTGGACGATCCCGTGAATGAGGACTCCTTGCTCAGCGAACTGATGAAAGTTCAACGCAGTCAT GAGTCACCTTTTGATACGCAATCAACATCATCGGATGCCGAATCCGTCGAACACGATTATAACCACAATGCAGGAATCCTTAATGCAAAAGAGACAGGACGCATCCATCATCTGATACCACCCGCGAGGCAGTCCTGCGAGGTCGAGTCCAAAGGGAGCCCAGAGGATACCATCGATCCTGTTGTACATCGTTATGAGCACGCAGTGCATTCTGGTAGTCATAGTTCAGGTTCGCAAAGCCTACCAGGTGATGAAGTGCTTGACTGGGACCAAGTCCTTAAGCGAGTGAGAGAAATCGAGGAAGCTGGGACTTGTAGTTTAGGAGGCGAAACCGATGTTAGTGAAGAGAGTCGAGTGACAGTTGAGGAACCAGCCCTCAAGCGGGTTAAAGAAGCCGTGGAGTCTGGGGACGAAAGTATATTCGAGGTTGACGATGACACAAATGAGGAGACTGCACAGGCGGCAGTGTCGAGGCCCTCGAAAAGGATCGAGGATGATCATGTTGATGAGTCAGGAGAATATCCCAATGGAGAAAAACAGGCTAAAGAACCCGATGTAGATCGCGTTCCTTGTATTGTACTTGAGGAAGACTCTGAATCTGATGGTGGCATCGATGAAGTTATGAGCGCAAAAAGCTCACAAAGGGACGAGGGGATTTATCCTGGGTCCACCGAAGATCAGCATGTAGTTTCTGATAGTGAAACTGTTGACGATTCTAACGAATTTGATATAAAATCCGAAGAACCTTATCCTGCAAATAACCTAGCCACTAGCAAAGAAACGTCCTTTCTAAATACTACACCGGAAGAATGTATCGACAAAGGAAAGGGATCTGACGAGGAAGCCAGGCTAGAACCTGTCTTTTCTCCTCGGGTAAACGTGGGGACTGGTGATAGTACACCTAGGGTTTTGTTAGACCCAGACATTGAGCTGTTTGAAAAAGGCGAAGAGCCTGAGTACTACACTGTATTTGAAACCGAGCCAGTCCATGAGCGGTTTGAAAGAATGAAAGAAATTGGGCTCAAGAGATGCCCCGCGTTTGTTCGCCCTGGGACCCGTCCACTCAGTGAGCGGTATAGAAAAACG ACCAAAAAGGACAGTGAACTACAAACTGACGAAACAACAAAAGACACGCAACGACAAAACACAGACACGACAGCCTCAGATAAAACTGACGATGAACCAACTGTTAGCTCTCACGACAGTTCGCCCCGGACCCAAAAGGAAACAGGACTGACCGGACTTAGCGTAAAGCTAGGGAGATACATAAAAAAGAACGTTTCAATTAAATCAAAGGAGCGCTTGGTAAACAGAACTGATAAAGATACGTCGAAAGAAAGGAATGGTATGTTAAAGGATACGAGTCGACAGCGTACGGAGACTGACGCTGATACGAGACGAAGTTTTCCGCAAGGagtttcaaagaaaaatatcaagGATTCAACCACTAACAACGAGAAAGAAGAAAGGAGTATTAAACATGTTAACAAACTGACACGCTCTTCAAGCGAACGATCAAAAACGCGAACAGCTAATGCGAAAGATCTGAAACGCTCTAAGAGTTCGGTGACATTCGCAAGCGCAGTGTCTGCGGACAAACTGCAACCGCGCATACGTGAAAAGGGCGTGTCTGGGAAATCTCCCCGACATCGTAAACACGTGACTACGGACAGCGAAACGACGACCTCGGACACTGACAGCACCCCACGTGACCTTAAACTG AATTTCCCTGATGGCACCGAAGAGGAAGACGAGGCTTATAGCACGATGCCTTCCAGTGAACGCGAGTCGTTACGGCAACAGCTTGACTTACTTCA GAAAACAAATAACGACCTTCGAACAGCTCTCGAGGTG GTCGTCGGAAAAACCAGGTCTCCGTCATCCAAAGGAAAG CGGCGGAGTGAGCGTGGGGAAAAGTGCCGGCGTAATGCCAGCATCAAAAGCACGCATAGTGACTACGGGTCCATCTCTAGTCGGAGCATGTCTCCCAGCCG GTCTCATGGGGCCAAATCTGGGGAAGATATAGCTGATGGCGCGGAGGAGCTGTCCGGTTATGACCCCGAGTCGGACGGTAACAACACGAGCACAATCACG CAGAGTGAATCCCTCCCGGACTCCGACCTCAGCCGCGCTGATATATCCGAGCTAGAGGCACAG TTCAAAAGCGTCATCAAGGAAGACGAGGAAGATATCGACGAAGACGACGTCGACGATGAGGAGTTAGCTCAACTcgttgctatggcaacaggACTGACCGACTCCGAGGAAGAGACGGAAACAGAGGACGATGATACGACGGTTGGCGTGAGAGAAGCTGCCGTCGGAGCCGACTCTATATCCGAGGCGTCTACAAACACGGCGCTCAAT ATGTCTAACGTGGATGAGCGTGTCCCGGAGCGTATGTTCAAGATCGTGCTGGCTGGCGACGCCGCGGTCGGCAAGTCGAGCTTCATCCTCAGACTCTGTCGTAACAGATTCCACAGCGCTCTCAACTCGACCCTAG GGGTCGACTTCCAAATGAAGACCCTGGTGGTCGACGGGAAGACATACGCATTACAGCTGTGGGATACCGCTGGTCAAGAAAG GTTTCGAAGCATCGCTAAGTCGTACTTCCGTAAGGCCGATGGCGTTTTACTACTCTATGATGTCACATGTGAGACGTCATTCTTGGACGTGAGGGACTGGGTCGAGGCAATCGAG gAAAGCTGTAGTAAGCCAGTACCCATCATGCTGTGTGGCAACAAGATTGATATTCGCCAGTCGGCTGCCGCCGAGAACAAGACGGTGATCACTGCTGAGAGCGGCTCAAGACTAGCAAAG GAGCACGGCGCACTGTTCATTGAAACAAGCTCGAAGGAGAACAAAAACATCGCCGAAGCTTGTATCGAATTAGCAAG GATGTTACGCGATGTAGAGGATATCGAGGTAAAGCAGAACAACGGCATGAAATTGACAGATAACGACATCaagaaaaagaagacaaaCTGCTGCTCAACGTGA
- the LOC5512636 gene encoding myosin-6 isoform X3, which yields MAGDLDIQRARDLFGTCDLDGSGYIDKQELAAVCDLDAEDLGEVFNQLDADRDGRISIEEFSENFMKFKNVVSGIKQKRLTRTATGDDLEDFRQRLGKSYELISGQEYVSELFHYMHNSNDSAQLLSLLESFLFSVVRDVKHYSSENAKLEEALKRACEKHAEHMEQLDDELDQQMSRLEMRIKKEEQSKFERSNLDMVWQLETKNKEIQALNAKVSKLENKIKKKEPEEQKLKEEIEEKVQELRYLRSQVTDAQTTVAVIRSELAQLKNDYEDQSSQLEAEKRNVMECVQEQESLTRQLQLLHEANKKLHDTNDDLRSALEMRRGSEGGKSPSPSKRNSISTLYSTVPRAHRRSKSHEPSSRRASNLTGEFSGDDRHPNSASASTPRSSVAAPPPEGSRRSSMLLPTQQSCEVDDPVNEDSLLSELMKVQRSHESPFDTQSTSSDAESVEHDYNHNAGILNAKETGRIHHLIPPARQSCEVESKGSPEDTIDPVVHRYEHAVHSGSHSSGSQSLPGDEVLDWDQVLKRVREIEEAGTCSLGGETDVSEESRVTVEEPALKRVKEAVESGDESIFEVDDDTNEETAQAAVSRPSKRIEDDHVDESGEYPNGEKQAKEPDVDRVPCIVLEEDSESDGGIDEVMSAKSSQRDEGIYPGSTEDQHVVSDSETVDDSNEFDIKSEEPYPANNLATSKETSFLNTTPEECIDKGKGSDEEARLEPVFSPRVNVGTGDSTPRVLLDPDIELFEKGEEPEYYTVFETEPVHERFERMKEIGLKRCPAFVRPGTRPLSERYRKTTKKDSELQTDETTKDTQRQNTDTTASDKTDDEPTVSSHDSSPRTQKETGLTGLSVKLGRYIKKNVSIKSKERLVNRTDKDTSKERNGMLKDTSRQRTETDADTRRSFPQGVSKKNIKDSTTNNEKEERSIKHVNKLTRSSSERSKTRTANAKDLKRSKSSVTFASAVSADKLQPRIREKGVSGKSPRHRKHVTTDSETTTSDTDSTPRDLKLNFPDGTEEEDEAYSTMPSSERESLRQQLDLLQKTNNDLRTALEVVVGKTRSPSSKGKRRSERGEKCRRNASIKSTHSDYGSISSRSMSPSRSHGAKSGEDIADGAEELSGYDPESDGNNTSTITLQSRHEEAPPIPAKLGATQHERIKIAGRETNDVIWEDEDEAETERPAGSDGFKRADDNSPFKRNSILRKPCRHRSLETLDEGEGPTGRGNRSAWPPIARAGKWHSMEQVKRRNDFAGERTRSLPHLRTQSADRLDFSTGEGLTQLAEKLNALQKSAEDVKAQTPPNKVTDREAPAPPVPQEDLTSAKSYRMEEERRALREIIAPLIRPVPAPRTRKSAHVEPQEDQTQQRHPVIESPRHTSKTLPRGSVVTRIKQSESLPDSDLSRADISELEAQFKSVIKEDEEDIDEDDVDDEELAQLVAMATGLTDSEEETETEDDDTTVGVREAAVGADSISEASTNTALNMSNVDERVPERMFKIVLAGDAAVGKSSFILRLCRNRFHSALNSTLGVDFQMKTLVVDGKTYALQLWDTAGQERFRSIAKSYFRKADGVLLLYDVTCETSFLDVRDWVEAIEESCSKPVPIMLCGNKIDIRQSAAAENKTVITAESGSRLAKEHGALFIETSSKENKNIAEACIELARMLRDVEDIEVKQNNGMKLTDNDIKKKKTNCCST from the exons ATGGCCGGCGACTTGGATATTCAGCGAGCGCGCGATCTTTTCGGTACTTGTGATTTGGATGGAAGTGGTTACATCGATAAGCAGGAGTTGGCTGCTGTTTGCGACTTAGACGCGGAAGACCTTGGTGAGGTTTTTAACCAACTTGATGCGGATCGAGATGGGCGCATCAGCATTGAGGAATTCTCGGAGAATTTTATGAAATTCAAGAATGTCGTTTCTGggataaagcaaaaacgactgACAAGGACCGCAACAGGTGACGACTTGGAGGATTTTAGGCAACGTCTCGGGAAATCTTACGAGCTCATTTCAGG CCAAGAATATGTGTCCGAGCTATTCCATTACATGCACAACTCAAATGATTCAGCTCAGCTGCTATCCCTGTTGGAGAGTTTCCTGTTCAGTGTTGTAAGAGATGTTAAACACTACTCATCTGAAAATGCGAAACTGGAGGAAGCTCTCAAAAG GGCATGTGAGAAACATGCCGAACACATGGAACAGCTGGACGATGAGCTGGATCAACAAATGTCTCGTTTGGAAATGCGTATCAAGAAAGAG GAACAGAGCAAGTTCGAGCGCTCCAATCTCGACATGGTATGGCAACTGGAGACAAAGAATAAGGAAATCCAGGCATTAAACGCCAAAGTGTCAAAG ctggaaaacaaaataaagaaaaaggagccagaagaacaaaaattaaaagaagAAATCGAAGAAAAAGTCCAG GAACTTCGCTATTTACGGAGTCAAGTTACGGATGCACAGACAACTGTTGCAGTTATCCGTAGCGAGCTCGCACAGCTCAAGAACGATTACGAAGATCAGTCATCTCAACTCGAAGC GGAGAAGCGAAATGTTATGGAATGCGTGCAGGAACAGGAAAGTCTCACTCGGCAGTTGCAACTATTACA TGAAGCAAACAAGAAGCTCCATGACACTAACGACGATTTACGCTCAGCACTTGAG ATGCGCAGGGGCTCTGAAGGAGGCAAGAGCCCTTCTCCGAGCAAACGCAACTCCATCTCTACATTATACTCGACTGTTCCACGCGCTCACAGGCGGAGCAAATCGCACGAGCCGAG CAGCCGACGAGCGTCAAATCTAACCGGAGAGTTCTCGGGCGACGACAGACATCCGAACTCTGCCTCGGCCTCCACCCCCCGGTCATCCGTCGCCGCCCCACCCCCGGAGGGGTCGCGGAGGAGCTCTATGTTGCTGCCGACTCAGCAGAGTTGTGAAGTGGACGATCCCGTGAATGAGGACTCCTTGCTCAGCGAACTGATGAAAGTTCAACGCAGTCAT GAGTCACCTTTTGATACGCAATCAACATCATCGGATGCCGAATCCGTCGAACACGATTATAACCACAATGCAGGAATCCTTAATGCAAAAGAGACAGGACGCATCCATCATCTGATACCACCCGCGAGGCAGTCCTGCGAGGTCGAGTCCAAAGGGAGCCCAGAGGATACCATCGATCCTGTTGTACATCGTTATGAGCACGCAGTGCATTCTGGTAGTCATAGTTCAGGTTCGCAAAGCCTACCAGGTGATGAAGTGCTTGACTGGGACCAAGTCCTTAAGCGAGTGAGAGAAATCGAGGAAGCTGGGACTTGTAGTTTAGGAGGCGAAACCGATGTTAGTGAAGAGAGTCGAGTGACAGTTGAGGAACCAGCCCTCAAGCGGGTTAAAGAAGCCGTGGAGTCTGGGGACGAAAGTATATTCGAGGTTGACGATGACACAAATGAGGAGACTGCACAGGCGGCAGTGTCGAGGCCCTCGAAAAGGATCGAGGATGATCATGTTGATGAGTCAGGAGAATATCCCAATGGAGAAAAACAGGCTAAAGAACCCGATGTAGATCGCGTTCCTTGTATTGTACTTGAGGAAGACTCTGAATCTGATGGTGGCATCGATGAAGTTATGAGCGCAAAAAGCTCACAAAGGGACGAGGGGATTTATCCTGGGTCCACCGAAGATCAGCATGTAGTTTCTGATAGTGAAACTGTTGACGATTCTAACGAATTTGATATAAAATCCGAAGAACCTTATCCTGCAAATAACCTAGCCACTAGCAAAGAAACGTCCTTTCTAAATACTACACCGGAAGAATGTATCGACAAAGGAAAGGGATCTGACGAGGAAGCCAGGCTAGAACCTGTCTTTTCTCCTCGGGTAAACGTGGGGACTGGTGATAGTACACCTAGGGTTTTGTTAGACCCAGACATTGAGCTGTTTGAAAAAGGCGAAGAGCCTGAGTACTACACTGTATTTGAAACCGAGCCAGTCCATGAGCGGTTTGAAAGAATGAAAGAAATTGGGCTCAAGAGATGCCCCGCGTTTGTTCGCCCTGGGACCCGTCCACTCAGTGAGCGGTATAGAAAAACG ACCAAAAAGGACAGTGAACTACAAACTGACGAAACAACAAAAGACACGCAACGACAAAACACAGACACGACAGCCTCAGATAAAACTGACGATGAACCAACTGTTAGCTCTCACGACAGTTCGCCCCGGACCCAAAAGGAAACAGGACTGACCGGACTTAGCGTAAAGCTAGGGAGATACATAAAAAAGAACGTTTCAATTAAATCAAAGGAGCGCTTGGTAAACAGAACTGATAAAGATACGTCGAAAGAAAGGAATGGTATGTTAAAGGATACGAGTCGACAGCGTACGGAGACTGACGCTGATACGAGACGAAGTTTTCCGCAAGGagtttcaaagaaaaatatcaagGATTCAACCACTAACAACGAGAAAGAAGAAAGGAGTATTAAACATGTTAACAAACTGACACGCTCTTCAAGCGAACGATCAAAAACGCGAACAGCTAATGCGAAAGATCTGAAACGCTCTAAGAGTTCGGTGACATTCGCAAGCGCAGTGTCTGCGGACAAACTGCAACCGCGCATACGTGAAAAGGGCGTGTCTGGGAAATCTCCCCGACATCGTAAACACGTGACTACGGACAGCGAAACGACGACCTCGGACACTGACAGCACCCCACGTGACCTTAAACTG AATTTCCCTGATGGCACCGAAGAGGAAGACGAGGCTTATAGCACGATGCCTTCCAGTGAACGCGAGTCGTTACGGCAACAGCTTGACTTACTTCA GAAAACAAATAACGACCTTCGAACAGCTCTCGAGGTG GTCGTCGGAAAAACCAGGTCTCCGTCATCCAAAGGAAAG CGGCGGAGTGAGCGTGGGGAAAAGTGCCGGCGTAATGCCAGCATCAAAAGCACGCATAGTGACTACGGGTCCATCTCTAGTCGGAGCATGTCTCCCAGCCG GTCTCATGGGGCCAAATCTGGGGAAGATATAGCTGATGGCGCGGAGGAGCTGTCCGGTTATGACCCCGAGTCGGACGGTAACAACACGAGCACAATCACG CTACAAAGCCGTCACGAGGAAGCTCCACCAATCCCTGCAAAACTGGGTGCTACACAACATGAGCGCATCAAAATAGCAGGCCGGGAGACCAATGACGTCATCTGGGAAGACGAAGACGAAGCGGAGACCGAGCGACCCGCGGGCTCAGACGGATTCAAACGAGCTGACGACAATTCCCCTTTTAAGCGAAACAGCATCCTTCGTAAACCGTGCCGCCACAGAAGCTTAGAGACTTTAGACGAGGGAGAGGGGCCGACTGGGCGGGGAAATAGGTCTGCATGGCCGCCAATTGCCCGGGCGGGGAAGTGGCATAGTATGGAGCAGGTCAAAAGACGTAACGACTTCGCTGGCGAAAGAACGCGCTCGTTGCCACACTTGCGCACACAAAGCGCTGATCGTCTTGATTTCAGTACTGGAGAAGGGCTCACTCAGCTTGCGGAGAAGTTGAATGCGCTACAGAAAAGCGCCGAAGACGTTAAGGCTCAGACGCCGCCCAATAAAGTTACGGATAGGGAAGCGCCTGCCCCGCCCGTCCCACAAGAAGACCTCACTTCCGCCAAGAGTTATCGGATGGAGGAGGAGAGACGGGCCTTGCGAGAGATCATTGCGCCGCTGATCCGCCCTGTGCCCGCACCGAGGACTCGCAAGTCAGCTCATGTTGAGCCACAGGAAGACCAAACTCAGCAACGCCATCCGGTTATTGAGTCGCCGAGACACACTTCAAAAACCCTTCCAAGGGGATCTGTTGTGACAAGAATAAAG CAGAGTGAATCCCTCCCGGACTCCGACCTCAGCCGCGCTGATATATCCGAGCTAGAGGCACAG TTCAAAAGCGTCATCAAGGAAGACGAGGAAGATATCGACGAAGACGACGTCGACGATGAGGAGTTAGCTCAACTcgttgctatggcaacaggACTGACCGACTCCGAGGAAGAGACGGAAACAGAGGACGATGATACGACGGTTGGCGTGAGAGAAGCTGCCGTCGGAGCCGACTCTATATCCGAGGCGTCTACAAACACGGCGCTCAAT ATGTCTAACGTGGATGAGCGTGTCCCGGAGCGTATGTTCAAGATCGTGCTGGCTGGCGACGCCGCGGTCGGCAAGTCGAGCTTCATCCTCAGACTCTGTCGTAACAGATTCCACAGCGCTCTCAACTCGACCCTAG GGGTCGACTTCCAAATGAAGACCCTGGTGGTCGACGGGAAGACATACGCATTACAGCTGTGGGATACCGCTGGTCAAGAAAG GTTTCGAAGCATCGCTAAGTCGTACTTCCGTAAGGCCGATGGCGTTTTACTACTCTATGATGTCACATGTGAGACGTCATTCTTGGACGTGAGGGACTGGGTCGAGGCAATCGAG gAAAGCTGTAGTAAGCCAGTACCCATCATGCTGTGTGGCAACAAGATTGATATTCGCCAGTCGGCTGCCGCCGAGAACAAGACGGTGATCACTGCTGAGAGCGGCTCAAGACTAGCAAAG GAGCACGGCGCACTGTTCATTGAAACAAGCTCGAAGGAGAACAAAAACATCGCCGAAGCTTGTATCGAATTAGCAAG GATGTTACGCGATGTAGAGGATATCGAGGTAAAGCAGAACAACGGCATGAAATTGACAGATAACGACATCaagaaaaagaagacaaaCTGCTGCTCAACGTGA